A region from the Microcoleus sp. FACHB-672 genome encodes:
- the purL gene encoding phosphoribosylformylglycinamidine synthase subunit PurL, producing the protein MSTTTSTPFPPEEIAAEGLKPEEYEEIVKRLGRHPNKAELGMFGVMWSEHCCYKNSRTLLKQFPTEGDRILVGPGENAGVVDLGDGLRLAFKIESHNHPSAVEPFQGAATGVGGILRDIFTMGARPIAVLNSLRFGSLEDARTRRLFAGVVSGISHYGNCVGVPTVGGEVYFDPAYTGNPLVNVMALGLMETPDIVKSGASGMGNPVLYVGSTTGRDGMGGASFASAELSDASMDDRPAVQVGDPFLEKSLIEACLEAFKTGAVVAAQDMGAAGITCSTSEMAAKGGVGIEFDLDKIPVREAGMVPYEYLLSESQERMLFVAHKGREQELIDIFHKWGLQAVVAGQVIEESIVRILFQGKVAAEVPATALADNTPIYNHELLTNPPEYAVKAWQWTADSLPSCTEAGIEIGGSHKSWNDILLQLLDTPTIASKQWVYRQYDHQVQNNTVIMPGGADAAVVRLRPLVESGGQNADSANPPLKPQPSTYNTGVAATVDCNSRYVYLDPYEGAKAAVAEAARNLSCVGAEPLAVTDNLNFGSPEKPIGYWQLASACRGIAEACREFSTPVTGGNVSLYNETLDSAGQPTPIYPTPVVGMVGLIADLNHICGQAWRKEGDFIYLLGKAANKAVTLGASEYLATIHGTIAGKPPVVDFDQERRVQKACREGIRQGWLRSAHDCAEGGLAVALAECCISSELGAEIDLSHLSQLDGVRWDEMLFGEGGARILVSVMAKQAVIWESYLKEHLGDEWEKIGRVGSSHSNLRVSTADNRPVIDVSIRDMGACWHQAIKRRLNV; encoded by the coding sequence ATGTCTACAACCACCTCCACTCCCTTTCCCCCCGAAGAAATTGCCGCTGAAGGTCTGAAACCGGAAGAATACGAAGAAATTGTCAAGCGCCTAGGACGCCACCCTAACAAAGCTGAGTTGGGAATGTTTGGCGTTATGTGGTCTGAACATTGTTGCTACAAAAATTCCCGAACCCTACTCAAACAATTTCCTACAGAGGGCGACCGCATCCTGGTTGGCCCTGGAGAAAATGCCGGCGTTGTAGACTTAGGAGACGGTTTGCGACTCGCTTTTAAAATCGAATCCCACAACCACCCCTCAGCCGTAGAACCCTTCCAAGGCGCAGCAACCGGCGTGGGAGGCATCCTGCGCGACATCTTCACAATGGGGGCGCGTCCCATTGCTGTATTAAACTCCCTGCGCTTCGGTTCCTTGGAAGATGCACGGACTCGCCGCTTATTTGCCGGCGTTGTTTCTGGGATTTCCCACTACGGCAATTGTGTGGGAGTTCCAACAGTTGGCGGTGAAGTTTATTTTGACCCTGCTTACACCGGCAACCCTCTTGTTAATGTAATGGCACTTGGCTTGATGGAAACCCCTGATATTGTCAAATCCGGGGCATCAGGCATGGGAAACCCGGTTTTGTACGTTGGTTCCACCACCGGCAGAGATGGTATGGGGGGCGCAAGTTTTGCCAGCGCGGAACTCAGTGATGCCTCAATGGATGATCGCCCCGCTGTGCAAGTTGGCGATCCGTTCCTAGAAAAATCCTTAATTGAAGCTTGCTTAGAAGCCTTCAAAACCGGCGCAGTTGTCGCAGCCCAAGATATGGGGGCTGCCGGCATTACCTGTTCCACCTCGGAAATGGCAGCCAAAGGCGGTGTCGGCATTGAGTTCGATCTTGACAAAATCCCCGTCAGGGAAGCCGGCATGGTGCCCTACGAATACCTGTTATCAGAATCCCAGGAACGGATGCTGTTTGTGGCGCACAAAGGGCGAGAGCAAGAATTAATCGATATTTTCCATAAATGGGGGCTGCAAGCAGTTGTTGCCGGCCAAGTCATTGAAGAATCTATTGTCCGGATTTTGTTTCAAGGTAAAGTTGCTGCCGAAGTGCCGGCGACTGCTTTGGCAGATAACACGCCAATTTATAACCACGAATTATTGACAAACCCACCGGAGTATGCAGTAAAAGCTTGGCAATGGACAGCCGACTCGCTGCCGTCTTGCACAGAAGCCGGTATCGAAATTGGCGGAAGCCACAAAAGCTGGAATGATATCTTGCTGCAACTGCTCGATACTCCCACCATCGCCTCTAAACAGTGGGTTTACCGGCAGTATGACCATCAAGTGCAAAATAATACCGTAATCATGCCGGGAGGCGCAGATGCAGCCGTTGTGCGGTTGCGCCCACTGGTCGAGTCAGGCGGGCAAAATGCCGATTCTGCAAACCCACCACTCAAACCTCAGCCGTCAACATACAACACGGGAGTTGCCGCAACCGTTGATTGTAATTCCCGTTACGTTTATCTAGATCCCTACGAAGGGGCAAAAGCAGCAGTCGCAGAAGCTGCCCGTAACCTCAGTTGTGTCGGCGCGGAACCGTTGGCAGTTACAGATAACCTAAATTTCGGCAGCCCAGAAAAGCCGATCGGCTACTGGCAACTTGCCTCAGCTTGTCGCGGCATTGCAGAAGCTTGCCGGGAGTTTAGCACCCCCGTCACCGGCGGCAATGTTTCTCTCTACAACGAAACTCTGGACTCAGCCGGCCAACCGACGCCTATCTACCCCACGCCGGTTGTGGGCATGGTAGGTTTAATTGCTGATTTAAACCACATTTGCGGTCAAGCTTGGCGCAAAGAAGGCGATTTTATCTATTTACTTGGAAAAGCGGCAAATAAAGCCGTAACCCTGGGTGCTTCTGAATATTTAGCAACCATTCACGGAACGATTGCCGGAAAGCCGCCAGTGGTGGATTTTGACCAAGAACGCCGGGTGCAAAAAGCCTGCCGTGAGGGAATTCGCCAGGGATGGCTGCGTTCGGCACATGATTGCGCGGAGGGTGGTTTGGCAGTCGCACTGGCTGAATGCTGCATCAGTAGCGAGTTAGGCGCGGAAATTGATTTATCTCACCTCTCGCAGCTAGACGGCGTCCGGTGGGATGAAATGCTGTTTGGTGAAGGTGGGGCGAGAATTTTAGTTTCTGTTATGGCAAAACAGGCGGTTATTTGGGAATCCTATTTAAAAGAGCATTTAGGGGATGAGTGGGAAAAAATTGGAAGGGTCGGAAGTTCCCACTCTAATTTACGGGTTTCCACCGCTGATAACCGGCCCGTAATTGACGTTAGCATTAGAGATATGGGCGCTTGTTGGCACCAGGCCATTAAACGCCGCTTAAATGTGTAG
- the codA gene encoding cytosine deaminase encodes MMKNDLLLQGCRSLVGETIDIAIREGKISAIASHLDVEAEIVIPIDGKLVSPPFVESHIHLDSALSAGEPRSNQSGTLFEGIQIWAERKENLTLTDVKKRAIETLKQQAAQGVLFVRTHADVSEPSLTALQALLEVREEVKDWITVQVVAFPQDGIYGKPENEALLEKALEMGADVVGGIPHYEFTREDGVRSVHRIFELASKYDRLIDIHCDEIDDEQSRFLEVVAACAIRAGMNSKVTASHTTAFGSYNNAYAYKLMGLLQRSQINFIANPLINITLQGRTDTYPKRRGVTRVKELWQQGVNVSLGHDCVQDPWYSLGTGSMLDVAYMAVHVCQMTGMAEIDACYDMVTTHGSRTLQLDDYGIEIGKPANLIVLDAGDRFDAIRRRATVRYVISQGKLLAETEVPQTKWRC; translated from the coding sequence ATGATGAAAAATGATTTACTTTTGCAAGGGTGCCGATCACTTGTTGGTGAAACAATTGATATTGCAATTCGAGAGGGAAAAATTTCGGCTATTGCGTCTCATTTAGACGTTGAAGCTGAAATTGTGATTCCGATTGATGGGAAGCTGGTGAGTCCACCATTTGTAGAATCGCACATTCATCTTGATTCCGCTTTGAGTGCCGGTGAACCGCGTTCAAATCAAAGCGGAACCTTGTTTGAAGGCATTCAAATTTGGGCGGAACGCAAAGAAAATCTAACCTTAACCGATGTTAAAAAACGTGCGATAGAAACGCTAAAACAGCAAGCTGCTCAGGGAGTTTTATTTGTTCGCACTCATGCGGATGTCAGTGAACCCAGTCTCACCGCTTTGCAAGCCTTATTGGAAGTGCGAGAAGAAGTTAAAGACTGGATAACTGTGCAAGTCGTTGCCTTTCCGCAGGATGGAATTTATGGCAAACCAGAGAATGAAGCACTTTTAGAAAAAGCTCTAGAAATGGGGGCTGATGTAGTAGGCGGAATTCCCCATTATGAATTTACCCGTGAAGATGGCGTGCGTTCTGTGCATCGAATTTTTGAATTAGCCAGCAAATATGATCGGCTGATTGACATTCATTGCGATGAAATCGATGATGAGCAATCGCGCTTTTTAGAAGTTGTAGCCGCTTGTGCAATTCGCGCCGGCATGAATTCAAAAGTTACGGCAAGTCACACCACTGCCTTTGGATCGTATAACAATGCTTACGCTTATAAATTGATGGGATTGTTGCAGCGTTCCCAAATTAATTTTATTGCCAATCCCCTAATTAATATCACCCTTCAAGGACGGACGGATACTTATCCCAAACGCCGGGGTGTAACACGAGTCAAAGAATTGTGGCAGCAAGGAGTCAATGTATCTTTAGGACATGATTGCGTTCAAGATCCTTGGTATAGTTTAGGCACCGGCAGTATGCTAGATGTTGCTTATATGGCTGTTCATGTCTGCCAAATGACAGGAATGGCAGAAATTGATGCCTGTTATGACATGGTGACGACGCATGGATCACGCACTTTGCAGCTAGATGATTACGGGATAGAAATTGGCAAGCCGGCAAATTTAATCGTTTTAGATGCCGGTGATCGGTTTGATGCTATCCGCCGGCGTGCTACGGTTCGTTATGTTATTTCTCAAGGTAAGTTGTTGGCCGAAACAGAAGTGCCTCAGACTAAGTGGCGATGCTAG
- a CDS encoding LuxR C-terminal-related transcriptional regulator — protein MTSSLEPLLEAIRQTHSKSDLQAQIAPKIGEYFAAKRWAIFFFDQLPLNDRNFQDFLKIALSIEHNPVARYLAERYAPVHEALVTTPKAWKLICPRPDHWHVMAGPIINHGQIVGVVGCTREKAMPAFDSENLVDLGAICLHLSGWVATADSEGIFVGKLQQPTFNSGFLQNDKAERLTPRELEIAQLVALGQTNAEIGNQLWITENSVKQALKRMFRKLEVSSRAQMVAQLSDIRLHSSGANSDLFNSVLNSR, from the coding sequence ATGACAAGTTCCTTAGAGCCTCTGTTGGAAGCCATTCGCCAAACCCATAGTAAATCCGACCTGCAAGCGCAAATCGCACCAAAAATTGGTGAATATTTTGCAGCGAAACGATGGGCGATTTTTTTCTTTGATCAACTGCCTTTAAATGATCGCAATTTTCAGGATTTTCTGAAGATTGCCCTCTCAATCGAGCATAATCCTGTGGCGCGTTATTTAGCGGAGCGCTATGCTCCGGTTCACGAAGCATTAGTGACAACCCCCAAGGCTTGGAAATTAATCTGTCCTCGTCCCGATCACTGGCACGTGATGGCGGGACCTATCATCAATCACGGTCAAATCGTGGGCGTAGTCGGCTGCACACGTGAAAAGGCAATGCCTGCCTTTGATAGCGAAAATCTAGTTGATTTGGGTGCTATCTGCCTGCACTTATCGGGTTGGGTTGCAACAGCCGACTCAGAAGGCATTTTTGTAGGAAAGTTACAGCAGCCAACGTTTAACAGCGGTTTCCTGCAAAACGACAAAGCCGAACGTTTGACACCTCGTGAGTTGGAAATTGCCCAATTGGTGGCGTTGGGCCAAACCAACGCGGAAATTGGCAATCAACTTTGGATTACTGAAAATTCCGTGAAGCAAGCTTTAAAACGAATGTTCCGTAAGCTTGAGGTTTCATCCCGTGCACAGATGGTGGCACAGCTTTCAGATATAAGGCTTCATTCATCGGGGGCAAACTCAGATTTATTTAACTCGGTGCTGAATTCCCGCTAA
- a CDS encoding DUF6220 domain-containing protein, whose protein sequence is MTINSEIERADRSAMQVGFYATSVVFNLCLITQLLTVGIAYFISPAWWNIHVWLVRGYGGLSLVLLGWSFFTPFPPQIQRLTASLPVLLGLQFVSIHLKSPLHLEILHPLIGFSLLYVSSSLVHRVWRSLSLNHQHNPQV, encoded by the coding sequence ATGACTATCAATTCAGAAATTGAGCGCGCGGATAGAAGCGCGATGCAGGTTGGCTTTTATGCGACTTCAGTCGTCTTTAACCTATGCTTGATTACTCAATTGTTAACAGTGGGAATCGCCTACTTTATTAGTCCTGCATGGTGGAATATTCACGTTTGGCTAGTCCGAGGATATGGTGGACTGTCATTAGTATTACTAGGATGGTCATTCTTCACCCCATTTCCACCTCAAATACAACGCCTCACTGCGAGTCTACCCGTGCTGCTGGGACTACAGTTTGTTAGCATTCATCTCAAGAGTCCTTTGCACCTAGAGATACTACACCCTTTGATAGGGTTTTCGTTACTCTACGTTTCTTCAAGCCTTGTCCATCGTGTATGGCGCAGCTTATCGCTCAATCATCAGCATAATCCGCAAGTTTAA
- a CDS encoding MAPEG family protein, with amino-acid sequence MYIRRLSFIKSQKIDPQDLVASNAPLQIWPRNVSNPSDNLKNLFEIPVLFYALVLYLFVTKQVDTVYLTAAWIFVGFRVLHSAVHCTFNLVMLRFYLYLFATLAVWFIAIRAALTHFGA; translated from the coding sequence ATGTACATTCGTCGGCTCAGTTTCATCAAAAGCCAGAAGATCGATCCGCAAGACCTTGTTGCATCTAACGCACCCCTGCAAATCTGGCCGCGAAACGTATCCAATCCATCAGATAACCTAAAAAATCTGTTTGAGATTCCGGTACTTTTCTATGCGCTAGTGCTCTACCTTTTCGTCACAAAACAAGTCGATACAGTGTACCTAACCGCCGCGTGGATCTTCGTTGGGTTCCGTGTATTGCATAGCGCCGTCCACTGTACATTCAATCTCGTTATGCTTCGGTTCTACCTCTACCTGTTCGCTACCCTCGCGGTTTGGTTCATCGCGATCCGCGCAGCCCTTACCCACTTTGGCGCATAG
- a CDS encoding helix-turn-helix domain-containing protein translates to MRIAVYLCVEMVGVTSIDVQESLENLAQRLRQAETATIKERLQVLYWLKQDNPPSISAIAKALGKHRSTIQTWLSKYRYGGVEAMLEIKKSLGGVRVIPQWAEATLAKRLQQPNHGFSSYGEIQQWLLETLGVEAQYHAVYQMTRYRLKAKLKVPRPQNSKQNSQQRSAFKKTLPMTLNY, encoded by the coding sequence GTGAGAATCGCCGTTTACCTCTGTGTCGAGATGGTTGGAGTCACCTCAATAGACGTGCAGGAAAGTTTAGAGAATCTGGCACAAAGGTTGCGTCAAGCCGAGACAGCAACAATAAAAGAAAGATTGCAAGTGCTCTACTGGCTCAAACAAGATAATCCACCAAGTATCAGTGCAATTGCCAAAGCGCTGGGGAAACATCGCAGCACAATACAAACGTGGTTATCGAAATACCGATACGGGGGAGTGGAAGCGATGCTGGAAATTAAGAAATCCCTTGGGGGCGTGCGAGTGATTCCGCAATGGGCAGAAGCGACGTTGGCCAAGCGCTTACAACAGCCAAATCATGGATTTAGCAGCTATGGAGAAATACAGCAATGGCTTTTGGAAACACTGGGGGTAGAAGCACAGTATCATGCGGTGTACCAGATGACCCGTTATCGACTCAAAGCCAAACTCAAGGTCCCCCGTCCGCAAAATTCCAAGCAAAATAGTCAACAGCGCTCTGCATTTAAAAAAACCTTGCCGATGACCTTGAACTATTAA
- a CDS encoding IS630 family transposase, giving the protein MGHNQRQIRYFAQDESRFGLKTLCGRLITACGVKPIGQWQWLFKAFWLYGAVEPATGESFFLQFSHVDTQCYQRFLDEFSKAYRDSLNILQVDHGRFHTGKNLILPENVILLFQPPYCPALNPIERLWEHLKANLKWASFPTLAQLQTKVDQLLGQLTPEMIASITGYSFILDALSVVNSF; this is encoded by the coding sequence GTGGGGCACAACCAGCGACAGATTCGTTACTTTGCACAAGATGAGAGCCGCTTCGGACTTAAAACTCTGTGCGGACGATTAATCACAGCTTGTGGTGTCAAACCCATTGGACAGTGGCAATGGTTGTTCAAGGCATTCTGGCTCTACGGTGCCGTAGAACCGGCAACGGGAGAGTCTTTCTTCCTGCAATTTTCTCATGTTGATACTCAGTGCTATCAACGGTTCTTGGATGAGTTTTCCAAAGCCTATCGAGATAGTCTCAATATTCTTCAAGTTGATCATGGACGGTTTCACACCGGCAAAAACTTGATTCTGCCAGAGAATGTCATTTTGTTGTTTCAACCACCTTATTGTCCAGCGCTAAATCCTATTGAACGGTTATGGGAACATCTCAAGGCTAACCTCAAGTGGGCCTCGTTCCCAACCCTGGCTCAACTGCAAACCAAAGTGGATCAACTCTTAGGGCAGTTAACACCTGAAATGATTGCTTCCATTACCGGTTACTCCTTCATCTTGGATGCCCTATCTGTCGTTAACTCTTTTTAA
- a CDS encoding efflux RND transporter periplasmic adaptor subunit, with protein sequence MSLRIFSLTVLAGILVVSTGCGLLPKKEADAQSQPPKAEQGGGATPVDVGVARTGSLAEELEYAGTTAPVREVSLRPQIEGKLLSLNVNVGDSVEQGQAIARLDNALQASAVAQAEAELASSKSEVARAQTEVSNARTRVEEARLLLQQAQADADRLAPLAREGAISQQSAQQEQTSARAAEQVLRSAEAQVSTQQQAVAAAQGQVVAQQALVDQARERLSYAAVSAPISGIVTQRITEPGNLVQPGGEIVKIGDFSSVKIAVEVSELELSNIRVGQSVKVRLDAFPKEELIGDISLISPAADPTARLVPVEIVIPNSNGRIGSGLLARVSFAIRQVDRVVVPDAALQAGGRQGGKGAGGQASKGEGDRASTGRGEQASRGANAKSSEGVVFVVKGEGEQAKVEARSVQTGERANGQVEIVSGLLPGERYVTRSGKPLKDGDSVRFSVLSEK encoded by the coding sequence ATGAGTCTAAGGATTTTCAGCTTGACAGTTTTAGCTGGCATACTCGTCGTTTCAACGGGTTGCGGGCTATTGCCCAAGAAAGAGGCGGATGCCCAATCTCAACCACCAAAAGCCGAACAAGGTGGAGGCGCAACGCCGGTGGATGTGGGAGTCGCCCGCACCGGCTCATTAGCCGAAGAATTGGAATATGCCGGCACCACTGCCCCCGTCCGGGAAGTGTCCTTACGGCCTCAGATTGAAGGCAAGTTGCTGAGCCTCAATGTCAATGTGGGAGATTCGGTTGAACAAGGTCAAGCCATTGCCAGACTGGATAACGCTCTGCAAGCATCTGCCGTTGCCCAGGCAGAAGCAGAACTGGCAAGCAGCAAATCTGAGGTGGCACGCGCCCAAACAGAAGTGAGCAATGCTCGCACCCGCGTAGAAGAGGCAAGACTGCTACTTCAGCAAGCGCAGGCAGATGCGGATCGTTTAGCACCCCTGGCTAGGGAAGGGGCAATCTCGCAGCAATCCGCCCAACAAGAACAGACTTCAGCCCGTGCAGCCGAGCAGGTTCTGCGCTCTGCCGAAGCCCAAGTCAGCACACAGCAACAAGCCGTCGCAGCCGCTCAGGGGCAAGTCGTGGCTCAGCAAGCGCTCGTTGATCAAGCAAGAGAGCGACTTTCCTACGCAGCCGTGAGCGCCCCCATTAGCGGCATTGTTACCCAGCGCATCACAGAACCGGGAAACCTGGTTCAGCCTGGAGGGGAAATTGTGAAAATTGGAGACTTTAGCAGCGTGAAAATCGCGGTTGAGGTGTCGGAACTGGAACTGTCAAATATTCGCGTTGGGCAAAGTGTGAAAGTTCGCTTAGATGCTTTTCCCAAAGAAGAGTTAATCGGCGATATCAGCCTGATTTCTCCTGCCGCCGATCCGACGGCGCGGTTGGTGCCGGTGGAAATTGTGATTCCTAACAGTAACGGACGAATTGGTAGTGGTTTGCTAGCGAGAGTTAGCTTTGCAATCAGGCAAGTTGATCGCGTCGTCGTACCCGATGCCGCGCTGCAAGCCGGTGGAAGGCAGGGGGGCAAAGGTGCCGGTGGGCAAGCCAGCAAGGGAGAGGGGGACAGAGCCAGCACAGGAAGAGGGGAGCAAGCCAGTAGAGGCGCAAATGCAAAATCAAGTGAGGGGGTTGTGTTTGTTGTCAAGGGAGAAGGCGAGCAGGCAAAAGTAGAAGCTCGCAGTGTTCAAACCGGCGAACGAGCGAATGGACAGGTGGAAATTGTCTCAGGATTGCTACCTGGAGAGCGATATGTTACCCGCAGTGGCAAGCCTTTAAAAGATGGTGACTCTGTGCGCTTTAGTGTTTTGTCGGAAAAGTAG
- a CDS encoding PadR family transcriptional regulator — translation MLELSALGLLQREPLHGYRLKQQLELFMGCCISVNYGAIYPLLKRLEERGEIEASAEETSDAGPCRKTYSITAKGRASWRQQMLEHPQESWVKSRSRFMIKFFFFNDLEPAERIKLLEHRLMVCRLRQEYLENQEREHNPADPYQAAGWQRSLEIHSTEMQWLSEQLTKERLSLPAANCVGAKKETKALVKGKGN, via the coding sequence ATGCTTGAGCTATCAGCATTAGGTTTATTGCAGCGCGAACCTTTGCACGGCTATCGGCTGAAGCAACAGCTAGAGCTATTCATGGGGTGTTGCATCAGTGTCAACTATGGGGCGATTTATCCGCTGCTGAAGCGTTTGGAAGAGCGCGGTGAGATTGAGGCGAGTGCAGAAGAGACATCGGATGCCGGCCCATGCCGCAAAACTTACAGCATCACCGCCAAAGGGCGCGCTAGTTGGCGGCAACAAATGCTGGAGCATCCCCAGGAAAGCTGGGTAAAAAGCCGATCTCGTTTCATGATCAAGTTTTTCTTCTTTAACGATTTAGAACCGGCAGAACGAATCAAATTACTCGAACACCGCTTGATGGTGTGTCGGCTGCGGCAAGAGTATCTAGAAAATCAAGAACGCGAACATAACCCAGCCGATCCTTACCAAGCGGCAGGATGGCAGAGATCGTTGGAGATACATAGCACTGAGATGCAATGGTTAAGCGAGCAACTCACGAAGGAACGTTTAAGCCTGCCGGCGGCAAACTGTGTCGGCGCAAAAAAGGAAACAAAAGCTTTAGTCAAAGGTAAAGGAAACTGA
- a CDS encoding efflux RND transporter periplasmic adaptor subunit: protein MTKTNDSKFSEKVVADETEPAHFSDDTETKEYLVSLPDEDEDIDELPRKSGKKSGRIWLGILGTIILLAGAGFGWQQWQLRNGAAGAGGAPQQAAGQPQGVPVKLAPVAASTVEDSTEFVGTLDAQQSVALKSEIDGLVKEIYVGDGDLVEKGDAIARIENEDAQAQLRQAKANQMRAEARLRDLQAGSRPEEIAQGQSRVAQAQARLTDARGGARPEEIAQAEAQIQGARADAELSRQRLDRYRDLAREGAVPQDTLDQYIQEDRSARAELEEAQRRLEQLQKSRSSDIERLEAELAQQQQALKQLENGSRPEEIAQAEADVAAAVAQVRNNEAVLEKAQILSPFAGKIGDFSIKSGDYVTKGTQITTVTQNSALDLRMSIPLERASDLRVGLPVQLLNAQGEPAATGQISFISPEVNANSQAVVAKASFGNSTGDLLSRQFVRTKVIWDKRPGILVPVNAISRLGGQTFVFVAETNEQSKLIARQKPVKLGSIQGNNYQVIEGLKAGENLVVSGILNLTDGAPIIPEAGK, encoded by the coding sequence ATGACGAAAACAAATGATTCTAAATTCTCTGAAAAAGTAGTGGCAGATGAGACGGAACCGGCCCACTTTTCAGATGATACAGAGACAAAAGAATATCTCGTATCTCTACCTGATGAAGACGAAGATATAGATGAGCTTCCACGCAAATCGGGTAAAAAAAGTGGGCGCATCTGGCTAGGAATTCTGGGAACGATCATCCTTCTAGCTGGGGCAGGTTTTGGCTGGCAGCAATGGCAGTTGCGCAACGGTGCTGCTGGAGCCGGTGGTGCGCCACAGCAGGCAGCCGGTCAACCTCAAGGCGTGCCGGTTAAACTCGCGCCGGTGGCAGCCTCCACCGTCGAAGACAGCACAGAATTTGTCGGAACTTTAGACGCTCAGCAATCAGTTGCGCTCAAGTCTGAAATCGACGGGTTAGTTAAAGAAATTTATGTCGGAGACGGCGACTTAGTCGAAAAAGGAGACGCGATCGCTCGCATTGAAAATGAGGACGCCCAAGCGCAACTTAGACAAGCGAAAGCCAACCAAATGCGTGCCGAAGCTCGCCTGAGAGACTTGCAAGCCGGCAGCCGTCCTGAGGAAATTGCCCAAGGGCAATCCCGTGTCGCTCAAGCCCAAGCCCGTCTCACAGATGCCAGAGGTGGGGCGCGTCCGGAAGAAATCGCTCAGGCAGAAGCTCAAATTCAAGGGGCGAGAGCAGATGCAGAACTCTCCCGGCAGCGGCTGGATCGGTATCGAGATTTAGCGCGAGAGGGGGCGGTTCCACAAGACACCCTCGATCAATACATCCAAGAAGATCGCAGTGCTAGAGCCGAATTGGAAGAAGCCCAACGACGCTTGGAGCAATTGCAAAAAAGCCGAAGTTCCGACATCGAGCGGCTTGAAGCGGAATTAGCTCAACAGCAGCAAGCCTTGAAGCAACTAGAGAATGGCAGCCGGCCCGAAGAGATTGCTCAAGCAGAAGCGGATGTCGCCGCAGCCGTAGCCCAAGTGCGGAATAATGAAGCGGTGCTGGAAAAAGCGCAAATTTTGTCTCCCTTTGCCGGTAAAATTGGCGATTTCTCCATCAAATCGGGAGACTACGTTACAAAAGGCACTCAAATTACCACTGTTACTCAAAATAGTGCCCTGGACTTGCGGATGTCGATTCCTTTAGAACGGGCATCGGACTTGCGCGTGGGGCTGCCGGTGCAATTGTTAAATGCCCAAGGGGAGCCGGCGGCAACGGGTCAAATCAGTTTTATTTCTCCAGAAGTTAATGCAAATTCACAAGCTGTTGTGGCTAAAGCCTCTTTTGGGAATAGCACAGGAGATTTGCTCAGCCGGCAGTTTGTGCGAACCAAAGTGATCTGGGATAAGCGTCCTGGAATTTTAGTGCCGGTTAACGCGATTAGCCGGTTGGGCGGCCAAACCTTTGTGTTTGTGGCTGAAACCAACGAACAATCAAAATTGATCGCTCGGCAAAAGCCAGTCAAGTTGGGATCGATTCAAGGAAATAATTACCAAGTGATTGAAGGATTAAAGGCCGGCGAAAACCTCGTTGTCTCTGGCATTCTAAATCTGACGGATGGCGCACCCATCATCCCCGAAGCCGGAAAATAG